A stretch of Rhododendron vialii isolate Sample 1 chromosome 4a, ASM3025357v1 DNA encodes these proteins:
- the LOC131321734 gene encoding transcription factor GTE4: MASGTVVGGNGGGEDGSREKQRWADSKVYTRKSFKGLKTNIDTNPSNASLPQAQALASEGANLLQKRFDAASDDSSSLNRLQVVPLSSKNVGGGNGLGKQGSLRQENKVTISFVSRSKQEIRELRRKLQSELDLVKNWVKKIEGKEGKVVNGGVDNGGARRVQSEVASVGPAKVSRPSNQLSISVLENSQSVSDNMEKEKRTPKVNQFYRNSEFLLAKDKFPPADSNKKSKPNGKKPGGTELGPGFGVGKFSNQAFKSCSALLDKLMKHKHGWVFNTPVDPKDLGLHDYFDVINHPMDLGTVKSRLNMNWYKSPREFAEDVRLTFGNAMTYNPKGQDVHVMAEQLSKIFEEKWSVIEDDYMRELRMAVSYEVGIPTPTSRKAPSLLSPAAERRKILDRSETMTSTFDPKPKPMNSSHPGRTPAPKKPKARDPVKRDMTYEEKQKLSTNLQNLPSDKLDNIVQIIKKRNTSLSQNDDEIEVDIDSVDTETLWELDRFVTNYKKGLSKNKKKAELAPQASADVRPDAQGKNPGPSVVEAPKERKSDEKNISSSSPARVEKQGGNASRSSSSSSSSSDSGSSSSGSDSESSSGSEAAHSPRT; encoded by the exons ATGGCTTCGGGAACTGTAGTGGGTGGTAATGGAGGAGGTGAAGATGGTTCTAGAGAGAAGCAGAGATGGGCTGACAGCAAAGTGTACACTAGGAAATCATTCAAGGGTCTGAAGACCAACATTGATACTAACCCTAGTAATGCGTCTCTACCACAAGCTCAAGCCCTAGCCTCAGAAGGGGCTAATTTGTTACAGAAACGATTTGACGCGGCGTCTGACGACTCATCGAGCCTCAACCGTCTGCAGGTCGTGCCTCTGAGCTCGAAAAATGTCGGGGGCGGTAACGGGTTGGGGAAACAGGGGAGTCTTAGGCAAGAAAATAAGGTTACGATTAGTTTTGTTTCGAGGTCGAAGCAGGAGATTCGGGAGCTTCGGAGGAAGCTCCAGAGTGAGCTTGATTTGGTGAAGAATTGGGTGAAGAAGATTGAggggaaagaaggaaaagtagTGAATGGTGGAGTTGATAATGGTGGAGCGAGGCGGGTTCAATCTGAGGTGGCGTCTGTGGGTCCTGCTAAGGTTTCTAGGCCATCAAATCAGCTGAGTATATCAGTGCTAGAGAATAGTCAGAGTGTAAGTGATAATAtggagaaagagaagaggacACCTAAGGTTAATCAGTTTTATAGGAATTCAGAGTTCCTTCTTGCTAAGGATAAGTTTCCGCCAGCTGATAGCAACAAGAAGTCGAAACCAAATGGGAAGAAACCAGGGGGTACTGAATTGGGACCTGGGTTTGGGGTGggtaagttttcaaaccaagctttcAAGAGCTGTAGTGCTTTGCTTGACAAGTTGATGAAACACAAGCATGGTTGGGTTTTCAATACACCGGTTGATCCCAAGGATCTTGGGTTGCATGACTATTTTGACGTTATTAATCATCCGATGGACTTGGGAACTGTGAAATCTAGGTTGAACATGAATTGGTACAAGTCTCCAAGGGAATTCGCGGAGGATGTGAGACTCACGTTTGGCAATGCGATGACCTATAATCCCAAAGGACAAGATGTTCATGTAATGGCGGAGCAGCTATCTAAGATTTTCGAGGAAAAGTGGTCGGTCATAGAGGATGATTATATGCGAGAGTTGAGAATGGCTGTCAGCTATGAAGTGGGGATACCTACCCCTACGTCCAGAAAGGCTCCTTCGCTGCTATCACCTGCTGCCGAAAGGAGAAAGATTTTGGATAGGTCGGAAACAATGACGAGTACTTTTGATCCCAAACCGAAACCCATGAATTCTTCGCATCCAGGGCGGACCCCTGCCCCAAAGAAGCCTAAGGCCAGAGATCCTGTGAAGAGGGACATGACATATGAGGAAAAACAGAAACTTAGCACAAACCTGCAGAATTTGCCTTCTGATAAACTGGATAACATTGTCCAGATAATTAAGAAAAGGAATACATCACTTAGCCAAAATGACGATGAGATTGAGGTGGACATTGATAGTGTTGATACAGAAACACTCTGGGAGCTTGATAGGTTTGTAACCAACTACAAAAAGGGTTTGagcaaaaacaagaagaaagctGAACTTGCCCCTCAAGCTAGCGCTGATGTAAGGCCAGATGCCCAGGGAAAG AACCCTGGCCCCTCCGTGGTAGAAGCACCAAAGGAAAGGAAATCAG ATGAAAAGAACATCtcctcttcatctcctgctCGAGTAGAAAAGCAGGGGGGTAATGCAAGTAGATCAAGCAGCTCAAGCAGCTCTAGCAGTGATTCTGGATCCTCTTCTAGCG GTTCCGATAGCGAAAGTTCATCAGGATCTGAGGCAGCCCATTCACCAAGAACTTGA